In Polynucleobacter sp. MWH-S4W17, a genomic segment contains:
- a CDS encoding NADH:flavin oxidoreductase/NADH oxidase, which translates to MSLLFSSYTLNSPRGPLELANRIVVAPMCQYSANNGEATDWHLMHWGNLLNSGAALFIIEATGVSPEARITPACLGLWDDRTEAALKDKLSRARGLAPAVPVFIQLAHAGRKASSATPWNGGQLLPTDQGGWETLAPSAIPQLDGERLPHELSKTELKKLIDDFVASAKRAGRIGIDGIELHGAHGYLLHQFLSPIANQRTDEYGGSFENRIRFPLELFAAVRAAYQGVLGIRISASDWVEGGWTPEETANFAKQLKPMGCDFVHISSGGISPKQKIAIGPNYQVPFAKIVKDQSGLPTMTVGLITEPQQAEDILQAGDADLIALARAFLYKPRWGWEAAAALGGTVTANERYWRCLPREAQAVFGDVKVGQR; encoded by the coding sequence ATGAGTCTTTTATTTTCGAGCTATACCCTCAATTCCCCGCGGGGACCTCTAGAGCTGGCAAATCGCATTGTGGTTGCCCCGATGTGCCAGTATTCGGCCAATAACGGCGAGGCAACTGACTGGCACCTCATGCACTGGGGTAATTTGCTGAATAGTGGCGCAGCACTCTTCATTATTGAGGCTACAGGGGTAAGTCCGGAGGCCAGAATTACGCCTGCTTGTCTTGGGCTCTGGGATGATCGCACTGAAGCAGCTTTGAAAGACAAATTAAGTCGAGCGCGCGGGTTGGCTCCTGCCGTACCTGTTTTTATTCAGTTAGCGCATGCAGGTCGCAAAGCATCCAGTGCAACCCCCTGGAACGGCGGACAATTGCTCCCAACGGATCAGGGTGGATGGGAAACTCTAGCGCCCTCAGCGATCCCCCAGTTAGATGGAGAGCGTTTACCTCATGAATTGAGTAAGACTGAATTAAAAAAGCTGATTGATGATTTTGTAGCATCAGCAAAACGTGCAGGTCGTATTGGAATTGATGGGATTGAACTCCATGGTGCCCATGGATACTTGTTGCATCAATTTTTATCTCCTATCGCCAATCAACGCACGGATGAATACGGCGGCTCATTTGAAAACCGCATTCGCTTTCCATTAGAGTTATTTGCTGCCGTAAGAGCCGCATATCAAGGAGTTCTTGGCATACGCATTTCAGCTAGTGACTGGGTAGAGGGTGGTTGGACTCCTGAAGAGACGGCAAACTTTGCCAAGCAACTTAAACCAATGGGCTGCGATTTTGTACACATTTCTTCTGGTGGCATTTCGCCAAAACAAAAGATTGCAATTGGTCCAAATTACCAAGTGCCTTTTGCAAAGATAGTTAAAGATCAATCTGGTTTGCCAACTATGACTGTTGGACTCATTACCGAGCCACAGCAAGCCGAAGACATTTTGCAGGCGGGTGATGCGGATCTCATCGCTTTGGCTAGAGCATTCCTATACAAGCCTCGCTGGGGTTGGGAAGCTGCAGCAGCTCTAGGTGGCACAGTTACTGCAAATGAGCGTTATTGGCGTTGTTTACCTCGAGAAGCCCAGGCCGTATTTGGTGATGTAAAAGTAGGGCAGCGATAA
- a CDS encoding tripartite tricarboxylate transporter substrate binding protein encodes MKKYSVIRSALVILGFGISCLVMAQSFPDRPITLVVPNPPGGLVDTSARLLSEPLTRVIGQPVIVDNKPGASGNTAYQYVAKAKPDGYTLLISYSGYHVGNPALFDKLPWDPIKDFSPIALLTVSTNVIAVHPSVPVNNLKEFIAYAKANPGKLNYASQGNGSVSHIGTEIFKQTTGVDMVHVPYKGSGPAIQDVLAGQVQVFISTPPSVMQHVQSGKLKGLAVTGKNRHPGMPNVPTTAEAGLPSFQLESWVALYAPAGTPAAVVTKLTNSVKQSLALPEIKERADAAGVELRYLGPNQTDALVKKELPFWAKAIKAANITLD; translated from the coding sequence ATGAAAAAATATTCGGTGATACGCAGTGCGCTTGTAATTTTGGGGTTTGGGATTTCATGCCTAGTTATGGCCCAATCCTTTCCGGATCGTCCAATTACTTTAGTAGTCCCCAATCCACCTGGTGGGCTGGTTGATACTTCGGCACGTCTATTAAGTGAGCCGTTGACGCGTGTGATCGGTCAACCGGTGATTGTTGACAACAAGCCGGGAGCAAGTGGCAATACCGCCTATCAGTATGTTGCCAAAGCAAAACCCGATGGCTACACCTTATTGATTTCCTATTCTGGTTATCACGTTGGTAATCCCGCTTTATTCGATAAGCTTCCGTGGGATCCCATTAAAGATTTTTCTCCAATTGCCTTACTGACTGTTTCAACCAATGTCATTGCAGTGCACCCTTCAGTTCCGGTAAATAATTTGAAGGAATTTATTGCGTACGCAAAAGCTAATCCAGGTAAATTAAATTACGCCTCACAAGGCAATGGTTCTGTGTCGCATATTGGTACTGAGATCTTCAAGCAAACTACTGGTGTGGATATGGTGCATGTTCCATACAAGGGATCTGGTCCAGCCATTCAGGACGTTTTGGCGGGGCAGGTACAGGTATTTATTAGTACGCCACCCTCAGTCATGCAACACGTCCAAAGTGGAAAACTCAAGGGGCTTGCTGTGACCGGCAAAAATCGTCACCCTGGTATGCCAAACGTACCAACTACCGCTGAAGCTGGTCTACCATCATTTCAGTTGGAATCATGGGTGGCCCTTTATGCGCCTGCAGGAACACCTGCAGCAGTGGTTACCAAGCTCACTAATTCTGTAAAGCAGAGCTTGGCATTGCCTGAAATTAAAGAGCGTGCCGATGCCGCTGGTGTTGAACTTCGTTACTTGGGACCAAACCAAACTGATGCGCTAGTTAAGAAAGAACTTCCTTTCTGGGCTAAAGCAATTAAAGCGGCAAACATTACTCTTGATTAA